A segment of the bacterium genome:
ACACGCGAATCCGATACGAGGTGGCGTGGCAGAAGAAATGGAACGAGTGAGTCACCGGATCCACTTCCCACCGGCAGCCAGAGACCGTTCGGCACGATCAACCCATTCCATACTTTTCAGGGCGTCTGCGGCGGGGAACTGCAACTTTCGTCCGGACTTCACCCGCAACAAGAAATCCTCATCCTGAGGGGCTATCGAATATGAAGGTTCCCCATAGCGCTCTCGCACCGGGATCCGTTCGACCAGTTCGCTTTTGCAATCGGCCCGGTGGTTGAAACGGACCACGCTCAGGAGTTCACTCCACGCGCAGAAGGTTAATGACCCCTTGGTGCAGGTCAGACAGAGTTCGTAGAAATGGCCACGATCCCCATGGTCGTCCGTGCCGCCGACCTGCGCCGCACGAGTGGTGAAAAATGTGATCTTGCCCGTCCGGCCGTCTGGGAAAACCATGCAGGCTAGCACATTATCGGGAACACCGTAGTGCCGGATGGCGTTGGGGCCGGTTACCGCCATCACCCGCTCCGGCTCACCGAACCAGTAGCGGTAGATATCCACCTGATGGCATAGTTTCTCCCAGAAGATCCCCCCCACGCGTTCGCGCGTCATAACCCCCTTGGGATGAGGCCCCGATATCTGCACAAGTTCCATGTTCAAAGGCCGACCAACAAGCCCGGACTTCACAACCTCGCGCATGGACTTGAGAATGCCACTGTACCTAAGTTCGAACCCGACCTGGAAAGGCACTTTGAGACGCTCGGCCAGCGCCACCATTCGGCGGCAGTCCCGGATATTGTGCGCCAGAGGTTTCTCTGTGAACGTCGGAATTCCAGCCTTTAAGCACGGTTCAATTCCGGCCACGTGCGCGCAAGGCGGCGTGACCACGAAAACGGCGTCCGGCTTCCATTTCATGACCTTTTCAAGATCGTCCACCGTCCGCACACCATCCGCCTCGGCGGTGCGCCGAGTCGGTTCGGACACATCGCACCCCAGGATCTCCGTCACCACCTTCAACTCGCGAAGCGTCTTCACATGGCTCCGCCCCATCGCACCCAATCCGATTACCGCCACTTTCATACTGCATTCCCTTTCACCGCGCCGTCGTTCCCGCTCACTTCGAAGATTGACTAGCGCTGTTACATTCTAAGTATGTACACGGTAACACGCAGAATCGAAGGTGTCAATAAGCACTATGCCGCTGTCAACGCACAATAGGAATGTCCCCTTTTTAGATTTGGTGTTGCTCGTTTTTGCATGGCGGTAGCCCGGATTTCCGCCCCCTGAGAATGGGCCGAATAGCTCGTCGGAGGGGGGCGGGAACCCGGGCGTTAGCGGAAGGGCAGAGCGCCGCCATGGGTGGTCGGGTGCGGGAAGAAACGTTCGCCGGGGACAGACCCCGCTAACGACAACCGGGACGGGGGAGTCCCGGTTCCATGGCCTTTGGGCCTTTCCATTTTTTCTTGTACTTCTGAGGGATTTTAGAATAACTCACCAACTTTGTTGGTTATATGTAAGCGTCCGATCTAGCACCCCGTAGGCACTGGGGCGGTGATGCGATAGAGTGGTTTGGGGCAGTACGATCAGATCAGGCCGCGAATCAGCGACTCGATTTTCTTTAAGTCGTCAGGCGCGATATTCTGATAGTCGTCCCACGTTTTGATGGGGTAGCGGGCCAGGACAGCATTGATGCGGCGGAAAGTGATATCGATGTGGCGTTCCAGTTTTTCCGGGAGATGATCGAGCGGTAACCCCTTAAAGCACAGGGAAGCATTTTGAATGCGCTTCCATTGGAAGTTGATCGGTCCCTCATCCAGGCAGTGGATAGCTTTCATTATGCAGTCCGTGGCGCGGGTGAGCGCCTCTTGCCCGCGTTGTTGCCCTGTGAGGGGCGACGCACTCATGCGGCCTGCTTTCGACGGGCAGCCAACCAGTTAGCCGGGGTCAGTTCATGAGTGTGCCAATTGGTTGTCGTTGGCAGGCGGGTTAAAACATCATGCATGTATTCCTGGGGATTAATACCCAATCGGCGGCAGTTTTCCAGAATAGTGTAGAGGATGGCGCTACGCTCGCCAGCTTCTGGATGACCGATAAAGAGCCAGTTCTTTTTCCCGACTGCGGTTGTCGCCCCACTTTCAAGGAGAGAATCTACGCTGCCAAGCAAAACAACAACCATGATCCAACCGACCAAGCCAAGAATCAATGCAACAGCAATGCCAATCGCCGTTCTTTTTACTACCTTCCTATTCCATGGAGTAGGACGAGGTGGCGGCTCATCAACCAACTCAGGAGGAAAGGGTTCATAAATTGTTTCCTGGGGTTTTGTTTTCGGTCCAAAATAGGTGTCATCAGTGTGCGCAGGCGCAGTGTGACTCTCCGTCACGTTGGTCACTGGCCCCGCTTCTTCCTCGAAGTCGACTGGACCAGGAATTGAATCCAGGAAGAGTCCAGGAATTATTCCGCGCAATTCGCGGCGCATGATTTCAGCCGAGGCAAAACGCTTTTTAGGGTTCTGGTCAATCGCTTTACAGATGACATCTTTGAGTTTCGGGTATTGGACAAACGCGGGATGACTAAAGTCCAATTTTGGCGGCTTTTCAGCACGTTCCATGAAAGCAAGCCAAACTTGAACATCATCGCCAGAAAGCCGGGGGTATGCAGGTTTGCCCGCAAAAGACTCATAAAGACACAGGCCCAGGGGATAGATGTCGGATTGAGGGGTTCCCCGATCATTGAACTCCAGCACCCCTTTGCGCAAACGAGGCGCGAATTCAGGCGGCATGTAATCCGGTGTGCCAGGCATCATCCCGGCAGTTAGGCAGTCTGGCAAAAAGGGCTTCCGGAAGGTCTCGTACTTTTCCCATTTGTACACCAGTTAGGTGGTGCACTTTTCCGGTTTGTACACCAGTCCCTGCACCGCCAGGTTGCCAATCCACCAATGCTTTCTGTAGTCGGATGCCGGGCACATAGTAGGTCGCCGAGCCTTGACCTTTCTTCTCGATTAGTTTCGCCTGCCGAAGTTTACGCAACTCCTGGCTGGCGGTAAGGGTATCGGCACCATTGAGTTGGCGATAGGCTGCATTATCCAGCGCACCAGCCTCCCGCAAAAACACCAGCCCGCGCCGCTGCGCATCCGACAAATCGACATCAGCAAACTGGGCCAGCCATTTGATGTCGGCAGGATTGAGAAAATGATGGAGCAGTAGCGGTGATCCACTGAATACAATGGCCAGGCGGGATCCGTGCTTCTGTTGGGCAGGCAATACCGGCTCAAATTTACTGACCATGTGCTGGAGAAAAAGCAATGCACCATCGTTCACCCGTGGCAACCCAGCCCCGAAACGCCCGTCAAATCCCCTCTGATCATGTTCCTGTTGGATTTCTTTGGCCTGTTTCTTCCAGTCTACCCCGAACGGAGGGTTGGCAAGCAGGTAATCGAATTTATCGTAAGGCGGTTCATCGAACCGATCCTCGATAAACACGTCACCATAGCGCACGTTTTCGCTCCCGCCGTTCTGATCCACCTGCTTCATGAGCATATCAGCGGCAGCCGTGGCGTAGGCGCGTTTATTGTAGTCCTGCCCAAACACATAGAGTTTCGCTGCTCGATGATGGTCGCGAAGATAATTTTGGGCTTCAGCCAGCATGCCGCCGGTTCCACAGGCCGGGTCAAGTAACTTGCGCACAGTGCCCGGTGTGGCCAAAAGGTCGTCGTCGTTGATAAACAGGATATTCACCATGAGGCGGATCACCTCGCGGGGCGTAAAGTGATCACCAGCCGTCTCATTGGCCAATTCGTTAAAGCGGCGGATCAAATTCTCGAAAACGAGGCCCATTTGGTCATTGGGCACCGCGATTGGGTGAAGATCCATTTCAGCGAACTTCCGAACCACCAGGAACAGGATGTTCGCCTCACGCATTTTCTCAATTTCGTTTTCGAATTCAAAGAAATCAAAGATTTTGCGAACATTGGCTGAGAAACCCTTGATATAACTCACCAGATGTTTCTCGATATTGTCCGGGTCGCCCTTGAGTTTTTCAAACGTCAATGGGGAATGGTTATGGAAACGCTGCCCAGCGGCCTTATTGAGGAGTTGATCCAGCGCATCATCATTGAGTTTCCCGCCCTTCCTTTTCTCGAACTCGGCCAAAACCTTGTCCTTCGATGGGGCCAGAACGGCGTCGAAGCGCCGAAGCACCGTCATGGGTAGCATGACTCGCTCGTATTGAGGCGGACGGTATGGGCCACGTAACAGGTCGGCAATCTGCCAGATCAGCTGTGATAGATCATGATGGTTCGGCATAGTTCAACTTTCCACATTTCACTGACTCTGACGATGATTGCGTCTTACATAACGCCCTATAATTGCAACGGGTTTGGTTGCAAAGGTAGTCTGTTGGGACGGAAGATTCAAGAAACGGTTTCTGGGGACGCGCAGGGAGAGACTGTTGGATGCCCGCCTGCATTATTCAGGGCTGATATCGCGCACGGAAACTGGATGGTCAGAAGGCAGATAGCAGATGAATGGCGAAATGGTTTTGTTCAAGTTGGTTTGCTTCTGAAGATATTACCAACGACATTGATTGCAAACCGATGCGTGATCGAATGCCGGGGTGCTGGAGGACGGCGTCTCACGATCTTAATCTTCCCGTTTCTGGATCTCACGCTGGGATTGGGTTTTCGGCTTCTGCAGGTCATGTTGTCCTTCCTCCAACTGTGATGATTGCCTTGCGATTTTTGCCCCCTGCCTTCTCTTCTCCAGGTTTTGTTGCACTTTTTTAAAGCCCATCCAGAGCAAAAGGAACAGAATTGAGATTGCAACAGCCTCGTAGCTTAGCAGGATCATGCCAAACAACCCTCCTGGGCGATACCGCAAGCCGATAAATGTCAGGATGCCAACACAGACCGAGACTATCGGATTACCTAAGAATGTATCATGTAGCGCGCGCCAGGAAACCACGGTCATCATGACTGCCAGGACACCGGCGATGATAGATGCGAACGAGGAGAATATGTTCATAGTCATTGCCCCTTATGACTCTTACGATCCTTGGGAGTTTTGGCCGCAGATGAAGCGCCCGATCCGGGAGGATTCGGTCGTGACGGCCCCGGCAAGCTGTGAAACCCATTGCCCATCATCGCCATTAGTATGTGAAGAAATGCGATGACCATAATGACACCCCACCCGGCAGATTCGGGCGGTTTATGAGGGATGAGCTGACACACTGACGTCATAACAACGACCAGCAGCCATAAGATGCACGTCCAAATAGTTCTATCCGCCGGAGTACTCCACCGTTTGGTTATGAAGTTGTAGGCCACTTCAAAAAAGGCGGCAAGGGCGATGCACAACACAAGCACGATCAGGGGAAATATAGTCATAGTCAGGTTCCTTTCAGGTGGTTGTTGATAAACGATTCATACACAGCTCGAAGCGCGGCGGGAATGTTTCTGATGATTTCCAGTAGCGGGATAACGTCTTCCTTCACCCAACACTTCCGGATGTGCCCGGCGGCCAGGCAGAAGATAAAACCCAGTTGAACCAAGCCCGCAGGGCCACTTGTAGCAAATGCCAAGACCCCCAGGAGCGTCCACCAGATCCAGCACCACTGGTGTTTCTGGAGGCCACCGGCATACTGCGGCTTAAGAGTCCTGTAACCAGCCTCGAAAATCACGGCCATACAGAGCCAACCCGCCAGTGCAAGAATCAGGATCAGAATATTATTCATAACGCACCACCTTTCTTAGTATTCGATCAACTTTGTCTTTTCACTATCCACAAGCCTCATTTCGATCCTCGATTCACCATAATGGTCTCAAACATCAGGCGTGCCGAATATGGAGCCCCAAGGGACGGATAGGGATATCCTGGATACGGCCTGATTCCCAAAGCGAATCTATTCGACATGCACCTCCACATCCGCAAAGCGCAACACGTCACCCGCCAGCACAACGATGGGCTTTCCATCCGCCAACCTTTCCCAGTTGCCATTATCCTGCCTCCGATAGGTGCCATTGCGACCATGGCTTTCAATAGTCACGGCAGGGCCGGTCTTCCGGACAATCGCATGCAACGTCGAAACCGACCCGCCAGCGCGCAATTCGTTTCTGCCGATCTGCATAAACCCTTTCACAACCGGAATCCTGCATCCATCCGGCAGCACCAGCGAAACTGTCGGGAAAGGTTTGCCGCAACCGGGGCAGACTACTTTCGAAGCATCGGCGAGACATGGCCAGCCGCACTTATCACGCGGACAGATATAGACTTCACCCAATGACACCAGAAGCGCATCAAGCCATTCAGCCGCAGTTGGACGTTTGGACGGGGTACGGCTCATGCCGCGTCTGAACAGGTTTGCAAGCCGGGCGTTGAGGATTTTGGGAGGATAGCCTGCCTCGGGAACAATGGAGGAGACCGGATCGAAGAACCATTTATCGTACATCGCTTGCACAAACAGCTCCTCAGTCTCCTTGTAGCCAGCCGTAGGGTGGCGCAGCATCAAGATCTCTTCGGCCATAATACGCAGGGAAAAGAGATCGGACCCCAAGTCAGGAGGAACCGGCTTACCCGCATTCAAGGCATCAGACAATTCCGGCGCCAGGTACATTTCGTCACCAAGGCACGTAGGTTTTGGAATCCCTGGAGCACTGAAATTATCAAAATCAATAATGCGGAGCCTCGGAACAGTGCCATCCATCCAGACCAGCACATTTCCGGCCCGTATATCCCCATGACTGATCTTCCGGGAGTGCAGTTGAACATACCCATGCATAACCGTAATCAAGCAGACAAGGTTTTGCATGAACGTGGTCTTCGCCTCTTCGATGAAAACTAGAAGGGGCTTACCATTGACAAGAGTCATGATGTATCCCACGACTCCGTTGTCATTGATAAGTTCAAGGGGCGCGACAAGAACAGGGCAAGATTCGCTCAGTTTCAGCGAACACAAGTATTCCGTGCGGACTATATTTTCAGCAGTCCTATTCACGGGATGGAAGATCTTCACCGCCATTTCCTCGTGCGTGTCCAGATCCTTCCCTTTGACAACTAACCCCTGGGCGCCTTCCATTCCTTCGGATTCAAGTTCGAGTGTGCGCCCCTCAACTGTCTTTACAATGCTAATGTCGTTTTTCATGGCTTTTACTCCTTCAAGGTTGAGGTTTCTTTCATGTGTGAGGATTCGTCTTCATCCATGTCGCAGGACGACTCAAGTGATTGAACAGGCGTTGCCATCATGCCAAGTGTGATGTTATCGCTGCAGACGTGGCCGTATTTATCAACGTAGTTCTCTAATTGAACAATCACGGCTTTGGTTGCAATCTTCACATTGCCCTTGGCCTTTGCCAGGTACTGGACCACGGCCAGCGGATAGTCATCCCGGACATAGTCCCAGACACCATCACTCCCGGTAATCATAAGATCACCTGGGTAACGGGGCACTGCTCCACTCGCGGGTTCCCCAATCAACGTAGGCCCCAGTGATGTGGTAATTACATTGGGAATGTCGGGATCCGCTTTCTGAGGAAACAGGAACTTTTCGATGGTGCCGTTCCTGCGCACAATGACCCCGCCCCCGTCACCGGCATAGGCAAAGGCATACCGTCGCTCATCCGCCAGGACAACAATCAGAGTCGTTCTAAAGCCTCCCATAAACGAGGTTGTCGCGGTCTCGACAAGTTTCCCCATGGCCTCAGCGGCATGGAGCAGGGCATCGCGGGCAAGTGGAACAATATCCGGTTTTACTTTGACGCGCTGTTGATCGATCAGGAATCTGGCGGCCTCCCGAACGGCAACGTAGGCAGCATAGGCACCATAATTGACTCCACCACAGCCATCAGCAACCAGAATAGTGGTGATTCCGCCAAGTTGAAAAGACAGACAGTAGTCTTGATTATCCGTCCTGACATTCCCTGTAACCGTGGCAACGGCGGTGTCACGACCAGCGGGAACGGTTGGGGGAACAATCCCGGACGAGACGGCCTCATCAACAAGTTGAGCAAAAAGCTTGTCAGGATCATGAATATTGCTTGGGTCAAACCTCTCGACACATTTTTGCATCGTCACCATCTCCGGCATGGGCCGATGATCCGGAATCTGCTGTGAATCTGTAGGGACTAAAGCATTTTGAAACTCCGGCTTGGTTTTCGTGCCTTTCGCCTTGTTGCCATTTTCGGATCCGCGATTTTGTTCGCGCACCAAAATGGCCACAAAGATCACGACCCCCAATAAGACGTATATTGCCTCATTAGTGAGCAACTGTGCCCATGACGTTGCAGACAGATCGTCACCAGTGCCAGAAGCAGGTTTGGTGGTTTTACCAATCTTCTTTAGAGACCGTGACTTCGGACTCTCCTTGGCATTTATTATTGCCGGGATCTTTCCTATGCTGTTCGTCCAACCTTGAATGTAGAGCGGTTTGCATCCACATGTCTTGTGACGGAATGTTCCTGAACCGTCCATGCTGACAATGACTGGATCACACGTCAGATCACACCCGAGACCTGTTGCGCACAAGGACTCAAATACACTTTCCCGCAGGCCATCGGTCCAGACATCAACCGTGACGTTTGTTAGCCAGGCAGGATCAATACGGGGCGTCATCGCCCTCGAAGGCAAAGATCCTGCCTTGGCTGCCGTTGTTGCAAGCAGAACGGCAATGCCACAACTCAATAGCCGGGCAACACAACCCATTCCAACACTTATTAATTTCGCATTCATGACACCCTCCCTATTTTCCCATAATTGATAAAATTATGACCACAGTCACAACCAGGATGATCGCCCAAAACGGAAACTGTGGGCTGTTGTCGCCACTGAGAGGCGCAGGTAATGTCGGTACGGCCTTGGCTGCCGGTGGCGTTTCAACCCTCTGCCAACCCTTATCAACTACAGTCGGCATCGGCTTGTTTACCGGCTTGCTAGGCCTCGGTTCACGGGCCTGTTTAACGACAGGCTTGGGGCTGGACTTGACCGAAGACGCCACAACCACGGGAAGACGCCGCGGATCGATTCCATCATTAACCAAACCTTCACACTCATCATTTCCTGGTAAAGTTCTCATAATTCACCTCATTTTAAGGTCTACCTCGTCAGTGCCGGGAGACCATTCCCGGCAGACAGGAGCCAAAGGCCCCTGTTTCGGCTTCTACTAGCGGTTCAACAAGGTCAGGGAATGTGTCGCATCCCTCCGCTGTGCCATGCTCATCGTCATGGTCATCCCGGCCCTGGCCATGAACATGCGTAATTCGGCTCCACTGTTAACCCTGTAGAAATGCTGGGGCGAGGTGGCCAGTTCCCGCAACAGCACCTCGTCGGCATCATCCCCGAACGCCACCGTGACCAGGTCAGCCTTATCCCTCAAGCTACCCCCCGCCTCCACTGGTGAACCGCCATCAGTGAAGCATCCGTCGGTAAAGAAAAGGACGACCGGGCGGAGGTACTGCTCACCAGCATCACGCTTGTGGCTTTCGAGTTCACTCCGCGCCAGTACCAAGGCCGCCGTCATATTCGTGTAAGCACCAATGGCTAACGCGCGAATATTACCGACCAGTTTCGGGGCCAGAGTCCAGGGATTAGCCACAATTGCCGTCTCATTGAAGTGAATCACCGAAACGACGAACCCGTTATTGTTAACCGGCTTGGCCAATTCGTCGTTCAACTCCTCGCAGGCCGCCTGAGCTTGCCTGGCCTTTTCCCCTTCCATGGAGGGGGAGGTGTCAACAATGACAATCACTTCCTGTTTGACGTCCCCACCCACCCCGTGGCGCCGCTTCACATCGGGGATCACCCTTAACGTTTGAGTCACAATGTTTGAGGTCATTTTCATTACTCCTATCGATACAGTTGGCTACGACACAACGGCAGGCATCGGGGTCGTGCCGAAAGCAGCATTCACCGCCATCGTCAGCGTGGCGCTGAGCGAAGTGACGACCTTCTTGATCTCGGCTTCATCCGGATTATTGGAGATGGGAATCAGGAACCCACCAGCCGCCTCAACGAGTTCTTTGAGGTTGTCCGTGGCCTGAGAGACCAGAACCAGCTTCACGCCCTTGGCCCTATACTCATTGCCGAGTTCCCGCAGAGACTTGCCGGACGGCAAAAGCTTGGTGTCGTCCGTCAGGAAGAAAAGCGCAACGTTCCGGCAGAACAACAACCGTGTGCCCCATGCCGTAACATCAAGGATCCGCTGCGCCTGTGTCGCGTGAGTTTCCTCAAGATCGCCACCCCCGCCATACTCAATCTTTCCGATGGCATCGATCACCTGGTCCACCGAGCCTGATTGAATCATCTGGATAGGCAATTCATCGCAGTCCTCATCTCCGTGTGACCACAAATCGATATCCAACTTGGAGATGGTTCCCTCGAGTGACCGCAACGTTTTCTCGGCAATCTCAGGAACACCTTTCGTGAAGGCTTTCGTAGACCCAGTCCGGTCAACCGAAATGCCAAGCTTCAAACACCCCGGACGAATATGGCGTTCCGGCCTCACAATGAGCCCCTGGGTGGGGGCATCATTAGCAACAGTATTTCCGCTCTGCGGATTCACACTGCCGTTATTGGAGTTCACTTCATTCATGTCTACGTACCGTTTTTTCATATTGCACTGTCCTTCTTGTTTCTGGGTTTACTTGTCTTCACCTTGAAGACAAAATCACTGGAGTCGTAGATTTCGGGCAGGCTCGTTACCGCCTTGAGCCCGGCCATCAATGAGAGTTTGATTCGCGAATCGGGACTTGAGGACCTAGCGGCAAAAGTCTTCTCCAGGTTCTCAAGGTCATTTTTGTTAAAACAAACCTCGATCACCCTGGCCCACCCGGCGGCCAGATCGCGCTCCGCCTGATCGGGCTCGGAATCGAATGTCGTGGTTGGCAGTTCAATTGCAATGGGCAATCCTGTCACCGGGCAGATGAATCCAACATCGACAACCTTGCTGGTGCCTGGTAGCGCCATTTCCAGCGTCGCGGAAATAGATTTCTCCGCCAAAAGATCCTTTATTAGTCTCTGACCCCAATCATGTTTGTAGCCACTGCGGGATGGCTTATAGACGGATCCAATGGCGGCATACCCCTCAGCCGTAAGGAAGTGCATCAGGCTGGGCGCACCACGTGGAGATAGTTGAACGGTCACGTCGTCAACAAAACCCTGGGCCTTGAGCTCATCAAGGATAGGTCGTAATTCCTTGAATGTAAGTGCCTTACCCGAGGGCAGCGTCAAATGTGCCGCGCGACCGCTGACGTTGAGGAATAAGTTTGAGGCAATGTCCCTCATAATGGCGAGGAAATCATTATCCACCGCGCTGGGCATCGTTGTAGGTGTGGTGACAACAGGCGCAGCAACCGGAGCCGACGAAGG
Coding sequences within it:
- a CDS encoding Gfo/Idh/MocA family oxidoreductase, giving the protein MKVAVIGLGAMGRSHVKTLRELKVVTEILGCDVSEPTRRTAEADGVRTVDDLEKVMKWKPDAVFVVTPPCAHVAGIEPCLKAGIPTFTEKPLAHNIRDCRRMVALAERLKVPFQVGFELRYSGILKSMREVVKSGLVGRPLNMELVQISGPHPKGVMTRERVGGIFWEKLCHQVDIYRYWFGEPERVMAVTGPNAIRHYGVPDNVLACMVFPDGRTGKITFFTTRAAQVGGTDDHGDRGHFYELCLTCTKGSLTFCAWSELLSVVRFNHRADCKSELVERIPVRERYGEPSYSIAPQDEDFLLRVKSGRKLQFPAADALKSMEWVDRAERSLAAGGKWIR
- a CDS encoding transposase domain-containing protein; protein product: MPPEFAPRLRKGVLEFNDRGTPQSDIYPLGLCLYESFAGKPAYPRLSGDDVQVWLAFMERAEKPPKLDFSHPAFVQYPKLKDVICKAIDQNPKKRFASAEIMRRELRGIIPGLFLDSIPGPVDFEEEAGPVTNVTESHTAPAHTDDTYFGPKTKPQETIYEPFPPELVDEPPPRPTPWNRKVVKRTAIGIAVALILGLVGWIMVVVLLGSVDSLLESGATTAVGKKNWLFIGHPEAGERSAILYTILENCRRLGINPQEYMHDVLTRLPTTTNWHTHELTPANWLAARRKQAA
- a CDS encoding protein kinase; protein product: MKNDISIVKTVEGRTLELESEGMEGAQGLVVKGKDLDTHEEMAVKIFHPVNRTAENIVRTEYLCSLKLSESCPVLVAPLELINDNGVVGYIMTLVNGKPLLVFIEEAKTTFMQNLVCLITVMHGYVQLHSRKISHGDIRAGNVLVWMDGTVPRLRIIDFDNFSAPGIPKPTCLGDEMYLAPELSDALNAGKPVPPDLGSDLFSLRIMAEEILMLRHPTAGYKETEELFVQAMYDKWFFDPVSSIVPEAGYPPKILNARLANLFRRGMSRTPSKRPTAAEWLDALLVSLGEVYICPRDKCGWPCLADASKVVCPGCGKPFPTVSLVLPDGCRIPVVKGFMQIGRNELRAGGSVSTLHAIVRKTGPAVTIESHGRNGTYRRQDNGNWERLADGKPIVVLAGDVLRFADVEVHVE
- a CDS encoding protein phosphatase 2C domain-containing protein, which codes for MNAKLISVGMGCVARLLSCGIAVLLATTAAKAGSLPSRAMTPRIDPAWLTNVTVDVWTDGLRESVFESLCATGLGCDLTCDPVIVSMDGSGTFRHKTCGCKPLYIQGWTNSIGKIPAIINAKESPKSRSLKKIGKTTKPASGTGDDLSATSWAQLLTNEAIYVLLGVVIFVAILVREQNRGSENGNKAKGTKTKPEFQNALVPTDSQQIPDHRPMPEMVTMQKCVERFDPSNIHDPDKLFAQLVDEAVSSGIVPPTVPAGRDTAVATVTGNVRTDNQDYCLSFQLGGITTILVADGCGGVNYGAYAAYVAVREAARFLIDQQRVKVKPDIVPLARDALLHAAEAMGKLVETATTSFMGGFRTTLIVVLADERRYAFAYAGDGGGVIVRRNGTIEKFLFPQKADPDIPNVITTSLGPTLIGEPASGAVPRYPGDLMITGSDGVWDYVRDDYPLAVVQYLAKAKGNVKIATKAVIVQLENYVDKYGHVCSDNITLGMMATPVQSLESSCDMDEDESSHMKETSTLKE
- a CDS encoding vWA domain-containing protein gives rise to the protein MTSNIVTQTLRVIPDVKRRHGVGGDVKQEVIVIVDTSPSMEGEKARQAQAACEELNDELAKPVNNNGFVVSVIHFNETAIVANPWTLAPKLVGNIRALAIGAYTNMTAALVLARSELESHKRDAGEQYLRPVVLFFTDGCFTDGGSPVEAGGSLRDKADLVTVAFGDDADEVLLRELATSPQHFYRVNSGAELRMFMARAGMTMTMSMAQRRDATHSLTLLNR